The nucleotide window AGCAGGCCACGCGCCCTGCGGCTTATGAGACGGAAAGCCTCACCTATCCGGGCATCGAATCTACAGGGGGCTCGGTCCTGACGGACTCGGGCTGGAGCAGCAGTAGGACCTCGACCACCCAGACGCTCAATATCGACATCAGCAGCAAGTCGGAGATCTGGGTCAGTGTCCTGTTGTCTATCAGCACGGCGACCCCCGGGACCAGTAATTCCGCTGAAATAGCTCTGCGTGTGCTGCAAAACGACTGGCAGAGCGCGGTCACCCGCAGTGTGGGCAAGACTTACAACAACGACAGTGGTTACATGTCCGGTACGACAGCCCTGAATGGCGGCAGTTTCGCCGAAGTTGGCACCAGCGTAGTGCAGGTCGTGTATCGTCTGGCCGAGGGCTCGGCGGCTGAATTCTGGGTCAACCCCGATGGGACTCCCGTTGTCGGCGAGGGCCAGTTAATCGGCAACAACATCGCCAACCTGACCACGATCGAGACGCTGACCATCAGCTCGCAGGGGCTGGGGATGCGGATGGATGAGTTCATTGTTGCCGACTCTTATGCCGACATCGTGGTGCCGGAGCCGGGGCACATTGCCGTTATTGGTGGCGTGGTGGTCTTGCTGCTGACGGCGTTGCGTCGCTCTTTTCGTCGGACTCGCGCCTAGGGGCCGACGGTTGTTGATTTTCCCTGGGCGTATTTGGACGGTGCCTTCCGGGGCGGAATAGCCCCTGTTTTTCGAATACGCCCCAGGGGGTGTTTCCCGGATCGCAAAAGCGGTATCGGCACGTTATATCTGGCTACTTGAAAAGAAAAAGAATGCTCCTTCAGACCAAGTTCAAAAGCCGCGACGAAGCGACTCGTTATCAGATTGCCAAGAACCTGATCAAACGCAAGGTGCTCAGCGGCGAGGTTGGGCATAACCAGCAGTTGCAGCCGGAAATGGACATTTGCCGCGATACCAACCTGTCCCGCACGACCGTGCGCAAAGCCATTGCCGACCTGGTCGAGGAGGGTTTGCTCGTGCGCTACCGGGGGCGTGGCACGTTTGTGAATATTCGCCGCACCCCGTCGCAGAAAAAGCTGCTCGCGCTTCTGGTGTGCCAGCATACGAATGTCAACGGTGCCTACGACCTGCTGATTCGCGGAGCCCAGGAGAGCGCCGGTCGGCTTGGCTACCAGCTTTTGCTCGCCAACTCCTACAACGAGATCGACACGGGCATGGAGCAGGCCATGCGCCTGAACGAACTGCGTGTGGCCGGTACGCTTGTTGTCCCGCTGCAAAGCGCTTCGCCCGACCAGACGACCGCGTCCGTCATCCGTACGCTGCGGCAGGCGGACCAGCAGGTGGTGCTGGTGGACGATCTCTCCAGCGATCCGGCCATTTCCAGCGTTTCCAGCCAGAATCGCGAGGCCATGTACGAGCTGACCAAGCACCTGATTGATATCGGCCATCGCCGGATCGCTTTCTTGACCAGTGTGCAGACTGAGGCGGTGGTCGAGCGCGAGGAGGGCTTCCGGCAGGCCATGCAGGATCACAACCTGCCTTTGCCGCCCGAGTATTTTCTGGAGGTGGCCGGACGCTCGCCTTCCCGTCAGGGCATACAGGAGATCGATGTTTTTATGGCCATGCGGGAGCCCCCCGAGGCGATCATTTGCCTGCACGACCTGATTGCGCTCAACGCGATGGCGCGTTGCCGTGAGCGGGGGTGGCGGGTGCCCGAGGATGTGGCCATCGTCGGCTTTGACGACCTGCCGCAGTCTGCCACCAGCTCTCCACGCCTGACCAGTGTTCACCAGCCGCTGACCGAGACCGGCGCGCGCGCGGTCGAAATACTGGTCCAGTTACTGACCGACGAGGACGCCCAGCCGCGCCAGGAGCGTCTGCCCTGCCAGCTCGCAGTCCGCGAGTCCTGTGGCCGCGGCCTTGTCCGCCCTTCCTGACTTTCCCGATTCTCAAACCAAACTTAACCCTCCCATCCGTAACCCGTAAAACCGTATCATCTATGAAAAACCTTAAATCCCTCGCCGCGTTGATCGCTCTTTTGTTGCCGCTGGGCATCTCAACTGCTTCGGCCGCTGACGCTCCTGTTGGCAATGCTGTCGAAATGGACCTCCAGGTCGACATCCCCAAGGATGCCTGGCGCTACCAGTTCTACCAGAACTCGATCCCGCTCGAACTTGACCAGAACTATCTGCTGACCTTCTGGGCGAAGGCCGACCGTCCGGTGGAGTTTGCCGTGGCGGCCAAGCAGAGTGCTCCGCCGTGGGGCTTCCTCGGGCTGAACACCTCCACCTACGCGGGCACGGAGTGGAAGCTCTACCGCATGCCCTTCGCCGCGACCAAGGCGATCCCCGGCAAGTCCCGAATCTCCTTCTCGCTCAAGGAAAAACAGGCGGTGAAAATCTGGATCGCTGACGTGAAGATCGTCCCCGCCGGTCCCGCCGGTAAGGATGCCGCCAACATGGTGCGCAACCCGCGCTTTGAGCAGGGCTTCGGCGAGTGGTACAGCGAGGGCACCAAGGTGGGCGTCTATTCGGTGCAGGTTGTCCAGCAGTCCGCGATTCCCGCCGCGGCGGCCGAGTAAGCGACGAGTCTTTCGTCGTCTGGATTGAAACGTTTTATTAAACAAGCCCCCTGCCCGGTTCGCCGGGCGGGCGGGCGCTCATTCCCCGTATCCATTATTCATGACACCGCGCATTCTATTTCTCGGTTTGACGTTCGCCTTTGGCGTGGCCTTGCAGGCGGAAACAAACCCTCCGCCGGCCTTGCCGCCGTTGACGATTGATGGCCAGAACTTCGTCGATCCCGACGGCAACGTTGTTAAATTCTGGGGGGTCAATCTGACCGCTCTTTACCCTGACCGGGCGGCGGCCACGGCGACTGCGCAAAACCTCGCCGAGCGGCAGATCAACCTCGTCCGCCCGCACCACATGCTCCGCCAGAGCAAGGACTGGAACCCGCAGATGGTCAGCGGCGCACTGGTGGACTACCGCAACGATTCGCGCACCTGGGACAAGGAAGCGCTGGACCGCTTCGACTTCCTCAATGCGGAACTGGCCCGGCAGGGCATTTACCTGGCCTTTTCGGTGCACTTCTCGCGTCAGTACCACCCCGGCGATGTGACCATCCTGGAGACCGACGCCGCGGACGCTGCCGCCTGGAGCGCCGCGATCAGCGAGCTGGAGGGCTGGCCGTGGAAGAAGGCGATCGACGTGCGCAAGGCTTTGCCGGCGATTGACGAGCGCGCAGCGTTGCTCAACGAGGAGTTTATCGAAAACCTCCTGACGCACGTCAATCCGTACACCGGACGCAGCTACGCGGAGGACCCGCAACTGCTGATCATGGAGGTCGTGAACGAGTCCTCGCTGGAGTACGCCGTCATCTGCAAGAACCGTTTCCCGGAGCATTGGGATAAGCAGCTTCAGGCGAGTTGGGAGGCGTATGCCCGCGCCAACGGGCTGGACAAGCCGGGCGATCTCTACGCGCCCGTCGGCCTCAAGGCCATCGAGTTGCGTGCGAAGTTCCTGCGTAAGCTCGACACGGATTACTACAACCGCATCCGCGCCAAAATCGAATCGCTCGGCTGTGAGGTACCGATGATGTACTCTAACCTCTGGCGTGGTGACAATGCGCTGGCCATGCAGGCCGAGCTTTCCGACGTGACCGAAAACCACGCTTACATCGACCCGCTGGTCGTGCGCGACCTGGACGACGGCTTTAACCGTGCGGCCAAAAATTCTCTTCAGGGCAAGCCGTACTTCATCGGCGAGTTTAACCAGGCCGAGGGCTCTGCCAATATCAAGGAGCACGCTCCCTACCGCACGATGCTGATGGTGGCCGCGCCCGCCTATGCCAACCTCCACGACTGGAGCGGCATCGTCTGGTTCTCCTGGAACCACGGCACGGACATCATCGAGGCGGACGGCTGGACCAGCGAGGAAGGGCGCAATCCGCGCCTGGGTACGATGGTGGCCGACGCCATGATGACCGACCACCTGCGCACGGCGGGGATGCTGTTCCGTAACGGCTGGGTTTCTCCGAGTGCGCAGCCGATAACCGTGTGGGTGGAGGAGCCGTACTTCGCCGGTAACTACGATCGCCTGATGGAGGGTAAGCACAAGGTGCTCCCCGGCTGGCAGAGCGTCCACGGCATTCGCCGCGCCTACGGCAAGGAGCCGGACGAGCAGTTCGACGCGGAGTGGCTGTATAACTGGCCGGGCAAGGTGATGGTCAGCGACACGAACGAAATTATCAAGGATACCGTGCGCCGTCAGTTAACGCTTGCGGTGCCGCAGGGCGAAGCCTTTAGCGGATTTCTTGACGGTGAACTTCCGGCTGGGTTGAGCCACCTCGAAATCGACGACGACAGCGGCTTTGCCACCGTGATCGTTGTCGCCGAGGATGACAAGCCGCTGGCGCAGAGCACGAGCCTGGTCATCAGTCGTACCTATCTCGATGACGATTTGAAAGAACAGATTGGACCAGCGGTGACGCTGAACGGCCTTGCCGCCCTGCCTGAGGGTAAGCAGTGGGCGTTTGCCGTCACTCGCCCGCGCAGTGCTGAGCCCTCGGCTCCCGTCATGCTTACTCCCGGCGCGGACGGCAGTCTTATGCTGCCGGACACACTCTGGTACGAAGCCGAACTTCACCCGGCGGAATAAACAAAATGCCCGTTACCGCTTCCAGTACTCGCGAGGTCGGTGTTGTCTTCAAGACTCACCTCGACATCGGTTTCACCGATCTGGCGTCGCGGGTATTGCGAAGCTACCTGCGGGATTATATCCCGGCAGCGCTGGAACTGGCGCGGCGCACCCGGCACCAGCCGCATCGCTTTGTCTGGACGACGGGCTCGTGGCTGGCATGGCGCTACCTGGAAGATGCGCCCGCCAGTGGTCGTCGCCGGATGGAGGAAGCCATTGCAGAGGGCGACTTTCACTGGCACGCCTTGCCCTTTACCGCGCACGCGGAGTTGATGGACGCGAGCCTCTTCCGGCTCGGATTGAGCTATTCGCAACGGTTGGACCAGCGCTTCGGGCGGTCCACCCGTGCGGCGAAGCTGACCGACGTGCCGGGCCATACCATTGGCATCGTGCCGCTGCTGGCCGAGGCCGGGGTGCGCCTGCTGCACATCGGGGTTAATCCCGCTTCGACGGTGCCGACCGTGCCGCCGGTATTCCGCTGGCGTTGCGGGCGCCATGAGATCGTCGTGATCTACGAGGCGGACTATGGCGGGGTCACGATGCTGCCGGGAGGCCGGGCGCTGTGCGTCAACCTGACTGGTGACAACCTCGGCCCGCAGCACCCCGGCCAGATCGACGCCGTTTACGCGAACCTTGAAAAGCGTTTTCCGGGTGCCCGGCTGCGGCCCGGCGGGATCGATGTGGTGGCCGACGCCCTCTGGAAAAAACGGGCCGGGCTACCCGTGGTGACATCGGAAATCGGCGATACCTGGATTCACGGGATCGGAACGGACCCGCAGAAAACCGCCCGCTTCCGCATGCTCTGCGCGTTGCGGCGCAAGTGGATCGCCTCCGGCCAACTGGCCGAAGGGGGCGATGTTGATCTTGGCTTCGGAGAGCAGTTGCTGCTCACCGCCGAGCACACCTGGGGCATGGATTTGAAGACGCACCTGAAAAACTGGCGCGACTATTCACCGGCCGCATTTGAGAAGGCCCGTGAGGCGGCCAATTTTAAAAAGGTGGAGCGATCCTGGCGCGAACAACGCGCCTACCTGATCGCCGCGCTTCGGACGCTTCCTGCCGACCTGCGCAAAGAAGCGAATGCCGGGCTGAAGACGCTCAAGCCGATTGGGCTTAGCCGGACCTCCGGCTGGACAAGCGCCTCCCCCGATGAGTCGCTGGCAGTCGGTACCTTCGAACTTGGGGTAAATGCGACGGCGGGGACGATCTCGCAGTTGCGGAGCCGGGCCGGGGAAGGAAGGACGCTTTCGGTCGGGAAGAAACCGTTGGCGGCGTTGAGTTTTCAGACCTTCGGCAAGGCCGACTACGAGCGTTTTTATCGCCAGTACATCCGCGAGGAGGCGGATTGGTCGCGCAAGGATTTTACCAAGCCCGGACTGCGGGCAACGGTACGGGCGGACGTTTTTCACCCGAGTCTGACGGAGCTTGAGCGTTCCCGCGACGGGTTGCGCGCGCGTCTGCACCTGTGTTTCCCGGCGGCTGCCCACCGGCTGGGCGCGCCGGAGCGGGCGATGCTGGAAGTCGCCGCGA belongs to Ruficoccus amylovorans and includes:
- a CDS encoding LacI family DNA-binding transcriptional regulator, with amino-acid sequence MKRKRMLLQTKFKSRDEATRYQIAKNLIKRKVLSGEVGHNQQLQPEMDICRDTNLSRTTVRKAIADLVEEGLLVRYRGRGTFVNIRRTPSQKKLLALLVCQHTNVNGAYDLLIRGAQESAGRLGYQLLLANSYNEIDTGMEQAMRLNELRVAGTLVVPLQSASPDQTTASVIRTLRQADQQVVLVDDLSSDPAISSVSSQNREAMYELTKHLIDIGHRRIAFLTSVQTEAVVEREEGFRQAMQDHNLPLPPEYFLEVAGRSPSRQGIQEIDVFMAMREPPEAIICLHDLIALNAMARCRERGWRVPEDVAIVGFDDLPQSATSSPRLTSVHQPLTETGARAVEILVQLLTDEDAQPRQERLPCQLAVRESCGRGLVRPS
- a CDS encoding DUF5054 domain-containing protein → MPVTASSTREVGVVFKTHLDIGFTDLASRVLRSYLRDYIPAALELARRTRHQPHRFVWTTGSWLAWRYLEDAPASGRRRMEEAIAEGDFHWHALPFTAHAELMDASLFRLGLSYSQRLDQRFGRSTRAAKLTDVPGHTIGIVPLLAEAGVRLLHIGVNPASTVPTVPPVFRWRCGRHEIVVIYEADYGGVTMLPGGRALCVNLTGDNLGPQHPGQIDAVYANLEKRFPGARLRPGGIDVVADALWKKRAGLPVVTSEIGDTWIHGIGTDPQKTARFRMLCALRRKWIASGQLAEGGDVDLGFGEQLLLTAEHTWGMDLKTHLKNWRDYSPAAFEKAREAANFKKVERSWREQRAYLIAALRTLPADLRKEANAGLKTLKPIGLSRTSGWTSASPDESLAVGTFELGVNATAGTISQLRSRAGEGRTLSVGKKPLAALSFQTFGKADYERFYRQYIREEADWSRKDFTKPGLRATVRADVFHPSLTELERSRDGLRARLHLCFPAAAHRLGAPERAMLEVAATGEHELALRLELYGQRASRLPQALWFQLHPRLQTGAHWQLRKLGHWVDPADVVPGGNRQLHGIDGLAKGGDVTVTSSDAVLVAPEKGQLLDFNPRVPGTRGALAFNLYNNIWGTNFPMWYAGDSVFRFRLEWGNP